Sequence from the Desulfovibrio intestinalis genome:
GCACGGCGGTTATCTTGCCGACGGCAGTGGCCGCCTGACCGCGATCTTTCGTGGTCTTGCTTCTGAGGAGCCGAGCTGGTTTGGCTGGAATATGCTGGCCAGAACAGTAGACGCACTGGACAGCCTGTGCCTGTTCACACGTGCTGAAACCCTGAATCTGGCCGGCGGGTTTGACGTCAGCATGCCGCATACAGCTGTATGGGATTACTGTCTGCGCCTGGGGGAACAAGGACTCCGCTCTGTATGGTGGCCTTTTGCGGAGTTTTTTCTTCCGAACGCGGTTGAAAAGACAGGCCAGAAGTCACTTTCACCCTACGATGCAGTTGTGGCCGACCCCGCATTTTTTGCCAGATGGGCCGACCGTTTTGTCCCGTTCAATAAAAATCTGGTTGCCTCGGGGCCAGGCTGGACGTTGTTTACTGGCGCTGCCCAAGACCAGCACGGGGGGGCGTAGGTTGCCCACCTGGGCAACTGCCCCTTTTTTATGTGCGAAGCCTGCCTTTGGGCAACAAATGGTGCGGTCTTTTTGGCCATTTGTGGAATCTTGCGTCAGCCGATTTTTCCGTACAGCATATCCGCGTTCTTGATCGCTGCCATGCATTACTTCTGTTCTTTGGCAGAAGTTGCCGGGGGCATTGACGCACTGAAGTTTTGCCTCCATCGGCTACGCCCTTGACCAAGAGGCGGCTTTGGGAAAGAGTCGGCTCCACAAAGATCGCGAATGTGGGCGGCCATGCTGCTGGCAGTCAGGCCCGGGGGTTCGGCAGTGATTTCGGCGTAATTTGCTGCTCGCTTGGCTGGCACCTTTTTGCCATCGGGGCGATGCTGGCCATGCGCGGCATGTGCAGACATTGCAGCGCAAAATGATTCGCTTAATGAGGACGCAAAGGGTATGTTATACAGTATCAAGATGCGGGCAGAAAGCGGTTCGCGTCATATCTCGGGGGCAGAGCGCATTGTGGAACGGCGTGAAATGGCTCAGGTCATGGACGCCCTGACCAGACGCGGTCTGGAACATCCCAACGGCCCGGCTGAAAACGTAACAGTTACGGTACGGCACATAACCCGGCCTCTTCTGACCATACAGGCTCTGCCCGTGCGTGATCCCAAAGTGCAAGATATGGATGAAGCCCGCCGGGTACTGGATGCCGAACTTCGCGCATTGGGGCTGCAATCCGCCCCTGTGTTGTCTCTGCTGTATGGCTTGCGCGAACCCATGCGCGGTGCCGTGCTGCTGCATGCAGACAATCTGCAACGGCTGGAGCCAGACCAGC
This genomic interval carries:
- a CDS encoding 6-carboxyhexanoate--CoA ligase produces the protein MLYSIKMRAESGSRHISGAERIVERREMAQVMDALTRRGLEHPNGPAENVTVTVRHITRPLLTIQALPVRDPKVQDMDEARRVLDAELRALGLQSAPVLSLLYGLREPMRGAVLLHADNLQRLEPDQQRGVRATCMDYTGNSGEGKNHFKEALCLASKVASCPQIIGELCISDDPDYTTGYFASRDRGYVRIHHIKASGMQLGGRIFLFRGEPGSLEQCMDYLEHQPVMVCME